The following DNA comes from Mesoplodon densirostris isolate mMesDen1 chromosome 9, mMesDen1 primary haplotype, whole genome shotgun sequence.
CATGCAGAACAATGATTATAATATGAATAGAAATctcctttattcttttcctttacccCCTTTCCCTATAAACAAATATAGAACTGTCTACAGGACAAAGGACAgtctatttcattttcaaaagtagTATGCAAAATATATACTTACGAATTCTAACTATGTGATTACAaagcattattttaataattttttggcATATGACAAAAGCACAATATAGCTAGAAagacaaaatgttttattttgaaacattggaaaaacattaaaagacAAATGTCCATCATATAACCAAGAATGTTAAGTATTTGGAAACTGTCAATCTTCTAAAATTGGTAGGCACTTCCAGAGAGCTAAATATTGCAAATTATCCTACCATATGTCTTCTCTAACACCAAAAATACTTGGTATGATGAAGGAAGACACAACTAATTATTCAAAGTCACCATGTTAGGGTTCAACTTAATTACAAGCAAAAGTTTTGTCCAAGATGTTCCTGACAAATGAAGCTTCCAGTtgaatttcagaaatgttaacaAAAGTATCTTCCTTTTTTGCCTGTGAATGTTTGAGTATTGCTGTATTGTTGGCTTATATCCACTACAGATACTGGTTCTAGGCCAGCCCAAGGGTCTTCAAGCATTGAAGGCTTGAAATAACTTTCCAACTCATTAGACATTCTCTTTTCTCTACCACGCCCTGATCCAAATGGTGTAGATGTCCTTGGAGAaccctttagaaaaaaaatcatcagttaAAAAGACATTTAGTAGAGGTAACTGGTACTTTTTCTTTAGAGGCTAGAGGGGATCACACTGCTAGTTAAAAGTTGTGTCTTGAACCCAAATACGTTCACTTGCAAAGTCCATGCTTCCTTCAATCTAgtgttttaaaaaagtatttaaaccTATTTGATATACTAATTTATTGATAGTTTTATGCCCACTGTTACTTCAAATCCTTTTGGGTTTCTAATGTAGTAACCTTCCCAAACTATAAACTGGTGAAGTAATAAATTACTTGTACTGTAGTCTTCCCTCAGTATTTCCCTATTGCTTCTGgaagcaaattaatttttttttttttttaaccctacaGCTTCAAAATTTCTAGAACCCTCCCATCTCATTAGCTCCACACTCAAAGGGATGGGTTTGGTTTAGCATAAGTTGGAAAACTACCAAGCATATTTAAGATGTAAACCACAGAATCCTAGACATACCAGAAAGAAGCCTTAGAGCAGAAGCCAATGTAGTTGAAAAACTaaggccaaaaggaaaaaaaagaaaaaaaaagaaaaaaaagggaaaaggtgccagcaacagaaaaaaaaaaagggggggaaaaggTGCCATCAGTAGGATGATGGCACTAGCCTGTAACCCTAGAGATGAGCTCTATGCCGGGGATTCATTcgctttttttcctccttggagACCGGGGACTCAGAATAATTTACTGCAACGAACTGGCCAGGCCCCTGACGAAGGAGAGGGAATTAGGGAAATCTGTGTTTGAGCGGCAGTGTACTGGCTAAAAAAGCAGGAGGACTATAGAAACAAAGTACAGCTCTGCAACTTTTTAGAGCATTCTAAAGAAAGTtatacttaacttctctgagcctcagtttattcatctgcgACATGGGGCTAACGATAGTATCTCACTTCATAGAGGATTCAAAATAATCCACGCAAAGGGATTATTAGTACCATGCCTGCCATACAGTAAGAGCTCGGCAAACGCTGGCTATTATTACCTGGGGGTGGGTCTGCTGCTGCCCTGGGGAGTAGCCGAATTGCTGCTGGGACCCCGCGGGGGACTTGGAGTAGTTGCCAGGGTAGCCGCCAGGGGACGGAGACCCGAACCGGCCCCCAGGGAAGCTGCCGCCGTGTCGCGGAGAGTGGCTGCTCCCGTAGGGCCTAGACCTGGGCCCGTACGGCGGCGTGTGGTGTGGACTCCCGTACCCGTCCCGCGGGGATGGCGGCCGCGCTCCGCCTCCGCCCGGGGTACCCCGGAAGCTGCTCCCGCTACCCCAACCTCCTACACCCGGGCCGGGGCAAGGAGGAGTCGGGGGTCGGAAATTCTGTCGGTGCATCTCAAAAGACGAAGACGAGTACCTCACTGGCGCGTTCTCCCGCCGGAACTGTCGCGACCTAACGTTCACAGACACTTGGTGGTCCTTCACTAAAACAGTCCTCCGCCCGCCAGCCCCATAGAGCACATTGGTTCCGGCCTCACAAAGGTTCCTCTGGGGCGGCGGGATAAGTAGGTTATCGAATTGGGTACAGATTCAGCTGATTTaagtgaaggaaggaggaagaaaaaggataaaGGAAAGGGCGAATCCCATTGCTGGGTCCAAGCAATGGCCTCTGCAGTGTCGCGGGCTTTGGTTGCCACTGACTGACGGACTAGACTCCTGCCGAGCGGATGGAGGGGGGCCCGGAGCGCTCGGCAGGGCCGGACCCCTCCCACCTGGCGGGGGGCGGAGACCGAGGTGTCCGCGGGCGCCCCCAGTGGCTGCGGGTCGCGCGCGCACTTCGTTCTCCCCTCACGCAGGGAGCGAGGATTTCAGAGGGGTTCGCGATGCTGGCGACGCTGGCGAGGGTCGCGGCTCTGCGGAGAACCGGCCTTCTCTCCCGCCGGGGCGGCGGGAGGGGGCTGTGGACCGGCCGCCCGCAGTCAGGTATCCTCCGAGACTCGGTCCGGGCGGCGAAagggaccccagccccagcctccccaCTCCGGCGGCATCCCGAGGAGAGCGCCGCGCTTTCCAGAAGTATCCGCTGCCCCCTCCGCCCGCCCTTTGGCCTTTCGCGTCTCCCCTTGCCCTGGCTCCGCGGTCGCCCCGTGGTCACCCTGCCCGGCGTCCGGGCCTGGGTCCGGCCCCTGCGCGGTCCTACTGGGCTGACTCGCCTCTCTCCCTTACTCCTCCCCCCTCGTCCCCCAAGTTTAAATACCTTGAAAAATGCACCCCCAGCCACATTTCAGGAAGGGTTTCAGACTGCACTTTAAATAACTCGGGGGCGAGGCTGTGCTCGCAGAGGCCGGGCTTTACTCCCTTCCTTGTTCTTGTTAAATGCAAGCGGGTAGGCGAGTTGGTTAGGAAGCAGAGAGCCTGATTTTCAAAAGGAGGAACATTTGGCTAAAGCGCTTAAAATAACGATCGTTTCACAGACttttggttaaaaagaaaagtgtgatCATTCAAGAATGACCCCTAATGTATAAACCCACCTTTGTACCGAATACCTGTCTCAGAATTTTATTTAGAAGATGAAATTTAGATTTACTCCAGTTTTCTAGAACTTTCTTTACACCCTCCGAATCTGGGAATGATAGTCCACTGTGAGTCTTGAAACCATCTTGTAGGAAACAGAATCTTAAAGAATTTTCGGACTCATTTAATTATAGCCTAATGGGTAGCCTGGACCTGTGCTTTTCAGCCTGTGAACCTTCTTGCAGGTGCCACTCCTCACTGTCCATTTGACACATTCTGTGATGTGGCAAGCCGCAGAATGGGATGTTTTCTCAGCTTCCATCCTTGATGAATGGAGATACACACTTTTCCGTGGTTGTTTGTTCTGAGGGAATTTGGTTCATCAAGCTTTTCCTTTAGATACAAGTTGTAGAATCAATCAAGGCAGGATAATGCCATCAAGGCTTTGTGATGCAGTTAAGGCCCGGGGATCCCAGATTATTCACTTTATTATATACTTTTGTCCTGGCCAAAGCTAAGCACCTTTCTGGACATTGTCTTTGGTGCTTAGCTTAATGCCTGGTAATTGAGCtgtcagatatttattgaatgaatgagtgggtcACATCATATTGGTCAGTGATTCTCACCTATAATGCCCCCTTTAATATCATCAACTAATCTACATACTGGGGGGAGGGAGCAGAAAAATGAGGGTGGCAGGGATCAAAATTacctttgttaatttttaaataactggcAAATGTTTTACAGAATTGAGTGAAGTACTGTAAGTTGTCATTTTACTTGCCTTACACTTTTGGAATGCTCTTTCCTATAGTGATACACTGCTATCTTCTACACATATGAACTTGCATTAGAAACGGGGGAGGTAGATTTTGACAGGTAGATTGCACATGACAGTGTGCCTGTCATCATGTTTTCAGGTATATATGAGGATTGAGGAAGAGTACATTCTTAACAATTATGTGAAAACTCCAGATTCCACTTGGATCACTTCTGAGAATAGGCAACTTgccttttcacagatgagaaattgTCCAAGAAAAGTGAAGTGACTTGCTTGAATTCACATAGCAAATGGATGTGGGACCAGAACTCAGGCTTCTTGAATCCCAGGCAGTTGTCTTTTTTCCtaggtaaataaatatgaattgacACTCAGTCCGTCCTTTGAAAAAtgcaatagataaataaacatgtaaaattcTGATAGTGGTACCACGTAGCatattattttagatatttagaGATTAGTAGATACAACCTTAGTATTGAACTTTTGTGAATGTAGCTAGAATCTTCCTGAGTATTAACCTGGGAATTGCAGTCTGGCTGCCTGAACTGGTGGGTCTGAGGTCCCCGGATACATACTTGTGTTGGTTATTTATATGGTGGTGAGTTCAGGGGAGGAGAGATGAAGGAAGTTTTATGTTGCATTACCTGGAAATAGAAAAGTGAATTGGGATGATGTATATGAGAGTTTGGTGGCTGCCCCATGAACTAAGTCTGACTCCTGTGGAGAGAAAAGAGCACGTTAACATTTTCGTGAGTAACACAGGTATTGTTCCCACAAAAAGAGAATTGCAGCACTCTTTAGGGAGGACCAGCATTAGAAAACAGGATCCTCAGTAGGATAGTGcttttattgaagacactgtcagTGGCTAGGTGCTGTCTTCAAGTGGCATTGTACACAGAGGACATCAACAGGCAAAACGTCAGGAACTTTCTCAGTTCCCATGAGTTATATGGGGAGCCCCCAGATTAATTGGTTAACTTTGTGGTGGTGCATGTTTTATAAGTTTTGCATGAATACAAGTAAGAGTACCACTAAGGAAATTTAAGTGTAAGTGAAAATGGGGCCTTGTCTATTTCTATAAGACTGAGGATCTTTATTTGGGTTACCTAAGATTTTTTGGTGTGTCTTTTTTCAGTagattaaacaaatttttttttttttttttgtagagccTTTATGAGAGCAGAAGGCTTTGTGTTTGAAGCAGGAATTGGGGTCTCGTAGCTGCTCCCTCTGTCCCCTACTTTAACTGCCTCCCTGAAAAGACACTTCTGGGGCACTGCTAAGGAATTCCTAGGGCTCTCCAGAAAGGGTTTGAAAGCCAATATTTCAGGTAGCTGTCAGGTATTAATGAGTGCTGCAAAAGTAAATACTttggctagtttttttttttttttttttttttttgcggcacgcgggcctcccactgttgtggcctctcccattgcggagcacaggctccggacgcgcaagcccagcggccatggcccacgggcccagccgctccgcggcatgtgggatcctcccgaaccggggcacgaacccgcatcccctgcatcggcaggtggactcccaaccactgcgccaccagggaagccctagtttggTTAGTTTTACTACTTATTACCAAggagtaaatattttcatgtttctgcATGGTCAGGGCTTTCTAAGCCAAGGAAACTAGAGCCTGGGTTAAAGGGCAAGCCTTGGAAGTTAAAGGATGACTGAAATGATTGTTAGAGAACTCTCAGGAagtttatgtttatatttaaaaggGGTATAAAACTCAGAGCCTTGGAGACATTCCCAAGATTGAGATTGTAAACCCAGGGAAGTTTATCTTTCCCCCTGgagacatttatttatattccaaAGGGTTAGAACCCAGGGACCATCCCCTTTTC
Coding sequences within:
- the MPLKIP gene encoding M-phase-specific PLK1-interacting protein, whose translation is MHRQNFRPPTPPCPGPGVGGWGSGSSFRGTPGGGGARPPSPRDGYGSPHHTPPYGPRSRPYGSSHSPRHGGSFPGGRFGSPSPGGYPGNYSKSPAGSQQQFGYSPGQQQTHPQGSPRTSTPFGSGRGREKRMSNELESYFKPSMLEDPWAGLEPVSVVDISQQYSNTQTFTGKKGRYFC